CTAAATTAACTAAATCATATAGAGAAAGTGCAATTTTTGCTAAACTATGTATAATCTCAATAGTACCAAGCACGaggacataattcaaaagacatGAAAATAACAAGTTGGCACTTTTTACTCTTGTAAGACCCAGAAGTCTTGTAACAAAATGTTGACAAAGTCCAAGAATTGATGTCTTGCCTTGTATAGCTAACAAACTCGTACAAAGCtattcaaaagagaaaaagttgAAGAAACTTTACCTGGGCTATCTGACACGTCATAGTATGACCCTCTTTACTCCAACCATGAGCACTTGGAACTGTAATTGAAGCAAGGGCCAGCACCAAAACTAACCCAAAACTATATCTATCCATTGGTTTCAGCTTTTCTCAACCTTGATTCTCCAATATGAATATGATAAAACAGAAGATATGATTCTACACAAGTAGTAGTTGcaactatataaaaaaaactctTTCTGAGGTCTTAATTGAGTGCAAGTTGAATATTTCCAATACTTTAAGTTTCATGTTACTTATAGCACAAGCAATATGGGAGCATATTCTGGGATATAAGTAGAAGCATCATCAATTTTATTAATTGGGTTAGAAGTCAAGCATGGAcaattaattacaaataaataatagaaaatgtggttctttctttatttctcttttcttcaaagAGTTGACGACATGGAAGTTAATAGCTATTGGTTGAGTACTTTGAAATGTCTAACGTATGGGGAAGTTCTAGCTATAAACAAACCTAACCAATGGGAATCCACTTCTTATCTGATGATACAACTGTCCTGAAATGGTTGCCGTTCTCCTATCTTCTTGCTTCAGCAATTTTTTCATGTGAAGAGAATATTCGGTTAAGGGTACCAGCCAAGCGGACCCCACCTTGAGCTAGTCTCTTCTCCACAATGGGAAGCCGAGAAAGAAAGTAATCATCTAAaacaacaaaagaaacaaagaattaGATgatcatgatgatgatgatgatgatgacacGGTACACCATTAATAGATATCTTGTAGTGAAATGATTACATTTGTTGCTTATCACATTAGCACTTCTAAGGGCTAGCTTTAATGATCTACTGACAAACAAAGAGCAAAATTTAATTAGAATAGTACAAGATACCTCCTAGAGTGCTTCCTGGTGTGGCATTTCTGTAAGCAAACTTGCATGCTGCACTTATGCTTTCAGAGGCATACCTGAAAAATCAATAGCAATTTTATCATACCCAAGAACTCCGCGTTTGCTCGAGGGATAAATGGATAAGATTTTTGCACACATGCAGGTGCACATAAACAAAACCCAGGTTAAAATTTTCAATGTAGATTTCAATTGTGGCTTAATAGATGGGACTGAATAGTGTAACTTTCTGGTTAATTTTCATCCAAGTCATGGTGTGGTTGATCTTTGGTCGAAGTGAACATTGGATGTAGTAATCAAGCAGTGCAAACAAAGTTACTGTGAACAACAAAAAGGTACCAATATGGAATAGACCAGAAAAGAGCATGAACTTACGGCTCTGGACAAACCGTGTGATTATTTGCACAAATTGCCCAAGAAGACGCATCATTTAACCCACCATTCTGTGTAAATTTAAAACAAGTAgaataaagttatgattaaaaGAAAACTAAGCACATTCAAACATCAAGTTGCACTCAGTCTGGCCAATGGTCTTGAGAATAAGTACATTTTGTACACTCTATCTTGTTGAAAAAGAAAATGTACACATTAAAATAAATGTCCCAGGGTAACCTGAAAAAGGATAAATCTTAATCTCAACTGCATACATAAATCAAACATATGTAAACTGGGTAAGAAGAAGATTCAAAGACATGAACCTATCAAGGGAAAAAGAGAGTAGCATACAGTAATATTTTGTTGAATGGCCTGTATCATGCTTGTGAGGTCTGAATTATAGAATGTCTTCAAAGCAGAATCAATAATCATGGTATCCCATACCTGGAACAAAACCAAATATGAATGAGTCTCATAACATATGGACTACGATGATATGTACAATTCTAGCCCTCATGAATGTGAGTTAATCAAGAAACAGCCCTTACATGATGGAGGTTTGTTTTTCTACGGTACCATCGTACTGTTATTGTGTTCCCACCTAAATCTCCAGTGAAACCAACATGCAGAGGCTGCCGTACAACAGAAAGTTCAGAATATATGAATGTTAACCATCAGATATGTTTAGCTTGATTCAGAAGTCAAGCAATTAAGCAGGGAAGAAAATTAGAAAGAACATGTCATTTAATAGTTACTTTTTCAAATTAACATGTATAACATTTTATCAACCAAAGCTACTATGACGGAAAAAGAAAAATCTAATCCAACCAAAATGCAACTCCCCAGTTAAACACATGTTATCACCGAGTATACAACTCCTTTTTACAAGCAAAGTACAATGGAGAAAGGTTAGAATTGGTAACTATCGTTTCCAATAATTTGACATTATATACTCAGTTTGGTACAGTTTAaagttttgatgaatttttagGAAGAGCAAACCTGATGGACATCCCCAATAAAATGAGACAAGAACATAAGTGCCTCTGTTAAATTGTCTGCCGTAAAAAAAAGACATGATCaggatattatttatttatttttctttataatttaTATGGGTGTAACAAAGGTGCTCACAATTTGATTCTACGGAGGAGTCCTGATAATCCAGTAGCTGCATGGTATAGTTATAAATTGCCCCAGTAACGCATCTATCTTTACGTCCAGCAGAGTCATGGCAGTCTCCTAACATGAAGagaataagattttttttaaaatagaaagTTAAGCATAAATATTAAAAGGGAAATCTACTGATATTGGTAGGTAGTTTAATCATGTCTTAAATATCATCCAATTAAAATTcgatttttcaaaatttagacTTGCATCTTTATCAACATCTCATTTGCATATTCCTTAAGAGACTATCCTCAGCTTTATTTATCTCCACATGACAGTCCCACCATCTATGCTTATCAACCTTCCCACCTACTAAGTAAGTCTCAGATTTACTTCCAGCATAGCCACTACAGAAAGGTCCACGCAGGGTAATTCATCAAGTAAACTGCTTAATTCACAAAGAAGTAACCCCCAACAATAGCAAACAATAAGAATTTCAATGAAAGGTTCACAAAACTCTGTACCACAGTCTGGTCATAGTCTGGTCATGTAAGCAATTGGCAACAAATGCAATTCGAAGTGTTAAAAAATTAGCATGATTTAACAATCAGAAAGCTAGCTACTTACTGCAGTATTCATAGTTACACCTATAATCAGGTGTATCAATGTAGTGTAAAGCACTGCTCCATCGATAGTGAAATCGAATCTCATCGGGCCAAGAACAAACTGAAGGAAAATCACCTTCAGCGGAATCAGGAAGCAATTGTTTCACAGCAGCTAGAGCTTCTTCAGTTAGATAACCCTGAAAGCAAAAACAAATTTTGTCTCATAAAAAACCTCTATATATTTCTTATCAGAAAATGCTTGCAGGAGCCAACAAAACCTCTCTCAAAACAAACTGAAGCATAAATGTCAGGTCAACCCATCTCTTTAAAAATCTCCCAGGAAGTCAAAATCGTATATTTCTACTCAAAAGTTTAGCATAATGCTCAATTTGGAAATAAGAGCATTATTCTCTCCAATACAATTGTGTTTGAAAAGAAACATTATACATGGACGCATAcgataattttaataataataataataaagaaattaatgtTGACAAATGGTGAGAGAAAAATCACTACTTTGTTTTTCCCCCAAATATCAGTCCCACATAATCTTTATCCCCAAATCATCAATCTAATATCAGAAATGCAGAGTCAACTACAGCAGTTAGAGAAGAGAGACTCACCTCTGCAATCTTACAAGTAGCATAGTGACCCTCCTTTCCCCAACCCAGTATTCCTGGAATCAATAGCAGAAAAACAAGTTCCCTCCAGGGAAACCATAACCCAGATCCGTGCATATCTCCAAACAAAGATGGAAAGATGTGATTGAGCACAGATGATCTCTGGTGATGTAATTTTACTGGGGTTTTAGCCTAACCACGATGGATTCTAAAATTTGATGAAAGTCgcccattttttttaattgattttttactttgataattttttttctccAAAATAATCAATGTCAAAAATTCGATTTCAACAGCTgttttacaaataaatattaaaactagtcgagaaaagagaaaaaaagttCATCGAATAaaaaagctttaaactttgatttGAAATTGAGAAAAGGACAATCAATGAAAGAtgtgaaaaaaaatagaaaaaaacatATGTGATGTTTGgtgacaattaaaaaaaaaattattattttattaattaataatttaacaagtttggtaattttattttaatttattattttttaaaattttaattaaaatttttaaaattaaattttttcacttttaaaatttttttaaattgtttgcgacttttactttttttttttttttaaattaacacctcatattattaaacaaaaaataaaaataaaaattatcaaatgtatttattattttttatgtttaaaaataaaaaacaaaaataattatcaaatatatttttatcttttaaaaataaaaaaacaaaaataaaataatatttctatttttatgtttaaaaaattcaaaaataatttttttaccaaacacaaccaaaaTTAATAACTTTGCTTTATTAATGTTGTGTTAAATGTATTAAGTTTATCTaacagagttcactgaactcaaGAACAGAACCAGTAACAATGGCTAAACAAGACTTAGAGAGAGAAGTAAAATGAGTAGAAAATGGAGAGCTCAACCGAAAAGGATGAGACTCAAATCAATATAAATATAAGCTAAGCTAGTAGCTGAGAATCTGTTACAACCGAATTTGTTACAAAACAGAGCAAGGTAACTAAAACAAATAACAGATTCTGTTATAACAGAATTGGTGCCTCACTAGAGTGTTCACACTCAGACTCAACTCTAACATCCCCCCTCAAGTTACACGAAGATGATCTAAGTGTTAACTTGTCACAAAGAAAATGGAACTGAGAAATATGCAAAGGCTTCGTGAGCAAATCAGCTATCTGGTAAGCAGAATCAACGTAACGAACTTCAAGTTGCTTTGCAATAACTCGATCTCTGACAAAGTGTAAGTCAATTTCGATATGTTTCGTCCGAGCGTGGAAAAATGGATTTGAGGCCAAAGAACCAGCTCCCATGTTATCACACCAAAGAACCGGACAGTGAGGTAATGTGAGACCAACTTCACTAAGCAGAGACTGAAGCCAAATTAACTCAGCAGTAGCTAAGGCAAGAGACCTGTACTCAGATTCCGTGCTAGACCGAGCAATAACGTTTTGTTTCTTGGAGGACCAACTGATCAAATTACCACCAAGAAACATGCAATAACCTGAGGTGGATTTACGGTCATCAACACAACCAGCCCAATCAGCATCAGTATATCCTTGAAGATCAAAAACAGGGGCTGGTTTGAAATGTAGACCAAGAGTGGGAGTACCAACCAAATAACGAAGAACTCTCTTGCAGGCAGACCAGTGTGCGGTGGTAGGGGCTTTGAGAAACTGACTGAGACGATTTACAGAGAAGGCTATGTCAGGCCTTGTCAAAGTTAGATACTGAAGAGCCCCAACTACACTTCTGTATATGAAAGGGTCATCTAAGAGAGTACCAGTTTGTAAACTGAGTTTGGTGCTCGGACACATAGGAGTGGGTTGAACTTTGGCCTCAGACATGTTTGTTTTATGAAGAATATCCTTAATGTACTTTCTCTGATTTAAGTAAATACCTGAAGTATCTCTGTATACTTCAAAACCGAGAAAGAAATGAACAGGACCAAGGACTTTCAAAGCAAACTGGTTGTTCAAATCCTTGATGAGCTTGTGAACTTGCACCGAATCACCTCCAGTGatgaggatatcatcaacataaaccaaAATAAGTATCAACTGGCCACTCCTACGAGAATAGAATAAACTGGAATCTGATTTGGAGTTGGTAAATCCCCACAGTAACAATGAGTGTTTGAGCTTTTCAAACCAAGCTCTTGGAGCTTGTTTAAGGCCATACAAAGCCTTATTAAGTTTGCAAACATGATTTGGAAATTGAGAGCTAACAAAGCCTTGTGGTTGATGCATATAGACTGTCTCATGAAGCTCTCCATTTAAGAAGGCATTATTCACATCAACCTGTTGTATTTCCCAACCAAAAGTAGCTGCAAGAGTAAAAATGACCCTTATAGTGCACGGCTTGATAACTGGACTGTATGTCTCAAGGAAATCCAATCCTGGAGTCTGTTGAAAACCTCTAGCTACAAGTCGAGCTTTGTATCGACTTATGGTCCCATCTGCATTATGCTTAACACGAAAAATCCACTTGTTTGTCACCACAGTCATATCTGGTGTAGAGGGAACCAAAGTCCAAGTGTTGTTGTTGTGTAAAGCCTGAAACTCTCTCTGCATAGCTTGTCTCCAGTTAGGATTAGCAAGAGCATGCTTAACATTTATTGGTTCTAATTCAGATGAGAGATTAGTGAGATAGGCTTTTGGTTTGAAAGTTCCAACTTTGGACCTAGTTACCATGGAATGAGTATTCTGAACAGTAGATGGAATAGGCAAAGGGGCAGCTAAGTTGTCAATGGGAATATGAGAGACATGTGG
This genomic interval from Humulus lupulus chromosome 8, drHumLupu1.1, whole genome shotgun sequence contains the following:
- the LOC133794148 gene encoding endonuclease 4-like, with translation MHGSGLWFPWRELVFLLLIPGILGWGKEGHYATCKIAEGYLTEEALAAVKQLLPDSAEGDFPSVCSWPDEIRFHYRWSSALHYIDTPDYRCNYEYCRDCHDSAGRKDRCVTGAIYNYTMQLLDYQDSSVESNYNLTEALMFLSHFIGDVHQPLHVGFTGDLGGNTITVRWYRRKTNLHHVWDTMIIDSALKTFYNSDLTSMIQAIQQNITNGGLNDASSWAICANNHTVCPEPYASESISAACKFAYRNATPGSTLGDDYFLSRLPIVEKRLAQGGVRLAGTLNRIFSSHEKIAEARR